The following are encoded in a window of Terriglobales bacterium genomic DNA:
- a CDS encoding sulfite exporter TauE/SafE family protein: MNILLGLLVGVLIGVFSGLVGVGGGIILVPILIYAFHMDQHQAQGTSLAMLLPPTGLLAFLNYYKAGHADVKLGLLIAAGVFVGGYFGGEWAQHTPQEVMRKVFAVVLAGVAVKMFLQK; encoded by the coding sequence GTGAACATCCTGTTGGGTCTTCTGGTCGGGGTTCTGATCGGGGTCTTTTCCGGGCTGGTGGGAGTGGGCGGAGGGATCATTCTGGTCCCCATCCTGATCTATGCCTTTCATATGGACCAGCACCAGGCGCAGGGGACTTCGCTGGCCATGCTGCTGCCGCCCACCGGCCTGCTGGCCTTCCTGAACTACTACAAGGCCGGGCACGCGGACGTGAAGCTGGGCCTGCTGATCGCCGCGGGGGTCTTCGTGGGCGGGTATTTCGGCGGGGAGTGGGCGCAGCACACTCCCCAGGAGGTCATGCGCAAGGTCTTCGCGGTAGTGCTGGCGGGGGTGGCAGTGAAGATGTTCCTCCAGAAGTAG